The Penaeus chinensis breed Huanghai No. 1 chromosome 36, ASM1920278v2, whole genome shotgun sequence genome includes a region encoding these proteins:
- the LOC125044652 gene encoding dual specificity mitogen-activated protein kinase kinase 4-like isoform X5, whose amino-acid sequence MAEQQQQGGGQPRPGTLSMSGAVPGRRSNLRLAFPGQGRPNNDRPQNNLDFPASGYPATQMDRITRGIYQSIQSSGKLKISPELQVEFTADDLRDLGEIGRGGFGTVNKMVHRKSNTIMAVKRIRSTVDEKEQKQLLMDLEVVMRSNDCPCIVQFYGAIFKEGDCWICMELMDTSLDKFYKFIYERLHERLPENMLGKITVATLTALNYLKEKLKIIHRDVKPSNILLDKRGNIKLCDFGISGQLVDSIAKTRDAGCRPYMAPERIDPARARGYDVRSDVWSLGITLMELATGSFPYPKWNSVFEQLTQVVQGEPPRLSPNENGNTFSEEFVSFVNTCLIKDESSRPKYKQLLEHEFVVRSREDPMDVTEFVSGILDKMANNGRVMYTYDSYNC is encoded by the exons GTCGACGAAGCAACCTCCGCTTGGCGTTTCCTGGTCAGGGAAGACCCAATAATGACCGTCCACAGAACAACCTTGACTTCCCTGCCTCCGGATACCCTGCGACACAGAT GGACAGGATTACTCGGGGGATTTACCAGAGCATCCAGTCATCCGGCAAACTCAAAATCTCACCTGAATTG CAAGTTGAGTTCACAGCGGACGACCTTCGTGATTTAGGGGAGATTGGAAGAGGAGGTTTTGGCACTGTCAACAAAATGGTGCATCGTAAGAGTAACACAATCATGGCTGTTAAG cgTATCCGTTCAACAGTTGATGAGAAGGAACAGAAGCAACTCTTGATGGATTTAGAGGTAGTCATGCGAAGCAACGACTGCCCTTGTATTGTTCAATTTTATGGTGCCATATTCAAGGAG GGTGACTGTTGGATATGCATGGAGCTTATGGACACGTCACTTGACAAgttctataaatttatatatgaacgtTTACATGAACGTCTTCCAGAAAACATGCTTGGAAAAATAACTGTTGCA acaCTAACAGCACTAAACTATTTAAAGGAGAAGTTGAAAATAATCCATCGTGATGTGAAGCCATCTAACATTTTATTGGATAAGCGCGGCAATATCAAGCTCTGTGATTTCGGCATTTCTGGCCAGCTTGTGGATTCCATCGCCAAGACAAGAGATGCTGGATGTAGACCATATATGGCA CCGGAACGTATAGACCCAGCCAGAGCCCGGGGATATGACGTTCGCTCTGATGTGTGGTCCCTCGGTATCACCCTGATGGAGCTGGCCACAGGGAGTTTCCCGTATCCCAAGTGGAATTCTGTTTTCGAGCAGCTAACGCAAGTAGTGCAAGGAGAGCCACCACGTCTTTCACCCAACGAGAATGGCAATACTTTCTCCGAGGAgtttgttagttttgttaatacATG CTTAATAAAAGATGAAAGCTCACGACCCAAGTATAAACAGCTCCTCGAGCACGAGTTTGTCGTGCGATCGAGAGAGGACCCCATGGACGTGACAGAGTTTGTTAGCGGCATTCTGGACAAGATGGCAAACAACGGACGTGTCATGTATACTTACGATTCTTACAACTGCTGA
- the LOC125044652 gene encoding dual specificity mitogen-activated protein kinase kinase 4-like isoform X4, with the protein MAEQQQQGGGQPRPGTLSMSGAVPGRRSNLRLAFPGQGRPNNDRPQNNLDFPASGYPATQIARTMTTVPPQPRDRITRGIYQSIQSSGKLKISPELQVEFTADDLRDLGEIGRGGFGTVNKMVHRKSNTIMAVKRIRSTVDEKEQKQLLMDLEVVMRSNDCPCIVQFYGAIFKEGDCWICMELMDTSLDKFYKFIYERLHERLPENMLGKITVATLTALNYLKEKLKIIHRDVKPSNILLDKRGNIKLCDFGISGQLVDSIAKTRDAGCRPYMAPERIDPARARGYDVRSDVWSLGITLMELATGSFPYPKWNSVFEQLTQVVQGEPPRLSPNENGNTFSEEFVSFVNTCLIKDESSRPKYKQLLEHEFVVRSREDPMDVTEFVSGILDKMANNGRVMYTYDSYNC; encoded by the exons GTCGACGAAGCAACCTCCGCTTGGCGTTTCCTGGTCAGGGAAGACCCAATAATGACCGTCCACAGAACAACCTTGACTTCCCTGCCTCCGGATACCCTGCGACACAGAT TGCTAGGACCATGACGACTGTTCCACCCCAGCCAAG GGACAGGATTACTCGGGGGATTTACCAGAGCATCCAGTCATCCGGCAAACTCAAAATCTCACCTGAATTG CAAGTTGAGTTCACAGCGGACGACCTTCGTGATTTAGGGGAGATTGGAAGAGGAGGTTTTGGCACTGTCAACAAAATGGTGCATCGTAAGAGTAACACAATCATGGCTGTTAAG cgTATCCGTTCAACAGTTGATGAGAAGGAACAGAAGCAACTCTTGATGGATTTAGAGGTAGTCATGCGAAGCAACGACTGCCCTTGTATTGTTCAATTTTATGGTGCCATATTCAAGGAG GGTGACTGTTGGATATGCATGGAGCTTATGGACACGTCACTTGACAAgttctataaatttatatatgaacgtTTACATGAACGTCTTCCAGAAAACATGCTTGGAAAAATAACTGTTGCA acaCTAACAGCACTAAACTATTTAAAGGAGAAGTTGAAAATAATCCATCGTGATGTGAAGCCATCTAACATTTTATTGGATAAGCGCGGCAATATCAAGCTCTGTGATTTCGGCATTTCTGGCCAGCTTGTGGATTCCATCGCCAAGACAAGAGATGCTGGATGTAGACCATATATGGCA CCGGAACGTATAGACCCAGCCAGAGCCCGGGGATATGACGTTCGCTCTGATGTGTGGTCCCTCGGTATCACCCTGATGGAGCTGGCCACAGGGAGTTTCCCGTATCCCAAGTGGAATTCTGTTTTCGAGCAGCTAACGCAAGTAGTGCAAGGAGAGCCACCACGTCTTTCACCCAACGAGAATGGCAATACTTTCTCCGAGGAgtttgttagttttgttaatacATG CTTAATAAAAGATGAAAGCTCACGACCCAAGTATAAACAGCTCCTCGAGCACGAGTTTGTCGTGCGATCGAGAGAGGACCCCATGGACGTGACAGAGTTTGTTAGCGGCATTCTGGACAAGATGGCAAACAACGGACGTGTCATGTATACTTACGATTCTTACAACTGCTGA
- the LOC125044652 gene encoding dual specificity mitogen-activated protein kinase kinase 4-like isoform X1, translated as MAEQQQQGGGQPRPGTLSMSGAVPGRRSNLRLAFPGQGRPNNDRPQNNLDFPASGYPATQMFAPPPPPPPPPPPRNTALSSSGRLGGASGCTSSAFGGCSTSAASTSSTGNSVTATPNSLSLGSVGPTGGQPNNRDQKKKHLVLHLPPPHNHHHHHNHHSHAQHHHHHHHHHHHHRHVLHHEGLRDRGHKSARTMTTVPPQPRDRITRGIYQSIQSSGKLKISPELQVEFTADDLRDLGEIGRGGFGTVNKMVHRKSNTIMAVKRIRSTVDEKEQKQLLMDLEVVMRSNDCPCIVQFYGAIFKEGDCWICMELMDTSLDKFYKFIYERLHERLPENMLGKITVATLTALNYLKEKLKIIHRDVKPSNILLDKRGNIKLCDFGISGQLVDSIAKTRDAGCRPYMAPERIDPARARGYDVRSDVWSLGITLMELATGSFPYPKWNSVFEQLTQVVQGEPPRLSPNENGNTFSEEFVSFVNTCLIKDESSRPKYKQLLEHEFVVRSREDPMDVTEFVSGILDKMANNGRVMYTYDSYNC; from the exons GTCGACGAAGCAACCTCCGCTTGGCGTTTCCTGGTCAGGGAAGACCCAATAATGACCGTCCACAGAACAACCTTGACTTCCCTGCCTCCGGATACCCTGCGACACAGAT GTttgcacctccaccaccaccaccacctccacctccgcccagAAACACAGCCCTGAGCTCATCTGGTCGGCTGGGCGGTGCCTCTGGTTGCACCTCTTCTGCTTTCGGTGGCTGCTCCACCTCTGCAGCGTCCACTAGTAGCACCGGTAACTCAGTCACAGCCACCCCAAACTCCCTCTCCCTGGGCAGCGTGGGGCCCACTGGAGGCCAGCCAAACAACCGTGATCAGAAAAAGAAGCACTTGGTCCTGCACTTGCCTCccccacacaaccaccaccatcaccacaaccaccactcgCACgctcagcaccaccaccaccaccaccaccatcaccaccaccatcgccacgtCCTCCACCACGAAGGCTTGAGGGACCGCGGGCACaagag TGCTAGGACCATGACGACTGTTCCACCCCAGCCAAG GGACAGGATTACTCGGGGGATTTACCAGAGCATCCAGTCATCCGGCAAACTCAAAATCTCACCTGAATTG CAAGTTGAGTTCACAGCGGACGACCTTCGTGATTTAGGGGAGATTGGAAGAGGAGGTTTTGGCACTGTCAACAAAATGGTGCATCGTAAGAGTAACACAATCATGGCTGTTAAG cgTATCCGTTCAACAGTTGATGAGAAGGAACAGAAGCAACTCTTGATGGATTTAGAGGTAGTCATGCGAAGCAACGACTGCCCTTGTATTGTTCAATTTTATGGTGCCATATTCAAGGAG GGTGACTGTTGGATATGCATGGAGCTTATGGACACGTCACTTGACAAgttctataaatttatatatgaacgtTTACATGAACGTCTTCCAGAAAACATGCTTGGAAAAATAACTGTTGCA acaCTAACAGCACTAAACTATTTAAAGGAGAAGTTGAAAATAATCCATCGTGATGTGAAGCCATCTAACATTTTATTGGATAAGCGCGGCAATATCAAGCTCTGTGATTTCGGCATTTCTGGCCAGCTTGTGGATTCCATCGCCAAGACAAGAGATGCTGGATGTAGACCATATATGGCA CCGGAACGTATAGACCCAGCCAGAGCCCGGGGATATGACGTTCGCTCTGATGTGTGGTCCCTCGGTATCACCCTGATGGAGCTGGCCACAGGGAGTTTCCCGTATCCCAAGTGGAATTCTGTTTTCGAGCAGCTAACGCAAGTAGTGCAAGGAGAGCCACCACGTCTTTCACCCAACGAGAATGGCAATACTTTCTCCGAGGAgtttgttagttttgttaatacATG CTTAATAAAAGATGAAAGCTCACGACCCAAGTATAAACAGCTCCTCGAGCACGAGTTTGTCGTGCGATCGAGAGAGGACCCCATGGACGTGACAGAGTTTGTTAGCGGCATTCTGGACAAGATGGCAAACAACGGACGTGTCATGTATACTTACGATTCTTACAACTGCTGA
- the LOC125044652 gene encoding dual specificity mitogen-activated protein kinase kinase 4-like isoform X2 — MAEQQQQGGGQPRPGTLSMSGAVPGRRSNLRLAFPGQGRPNNDRPQNNLDFPASGYPATQMFAPPPPPPPPPPPRNTALSSSGRLGGASGCTSSAFGGCSTSAASTSSTGNSVTATPNSLSLGSVGPTGGQPNNRDQKKKHLVLHLPPPHNHHHHHNHHSHAQHHHHHHHHHHHHRHVLHHEGLRDRGHKRDRITRGIYQSIQSSGKLKISPELQVEFTADDLRDLGEIGRGGFGTVNKMVHRKSNTIMAVKRIRSTVDEKEQKQLLMDLEVVMRSNDCPCIVQFYGAIFKEGDCWICMELMDTSLDKFYKFIYERLHERLPENMLGKITVATLTALNYLKEKLKIIHRDVKPSNILLDKRGNIKLCDFGISGQLVDSIAKTRDAGCRPYMAPERIDPARARGYDVRSDVWSLGITLMELATGSFPYPKWNSVFEQLTQVVQGEPPRLSPNENGNTFSEEFVSFVNTCLIKDESSRPKYKQLLEHEFVVRSREDPMDVTEFVSGILDKMANNGRVMYTYDSYNC, encoded by the exons GTCGACGAAGCAACCTCCGCTTGGCGTTTCCTGGTCAGGGAAGACCCAATAATGACCGTCCACAGAACAACCTTGACTTCCCTGCCTCCGGATACCCTGCGACACAGAT GTttgcacctccaccaccaccaccacctccacctccgcccagAAACACAGCCCTGAGCTCATCTGGTCGGCTGGGCGGTGCCTCTGGTTGCACCTCTTCTGCTTTCGGTGGCTGCTCCACCTCTGCAGCGTCCACTAGTAGCACCGGTAACTCAGTCACAGCCACCCCAAACTCCCTCTCCCTGGGCAGCGTGGGGCCCACTGGAGGCCAGCCAAACAACCGTGATCAGAAAAAGAAGCACTTGGTCCTGCACTTGCCTCccccacacaaccaccaccatcaccacaaccaccactcgCACgctcagcaccaccaccaccaccaccaccatcaccaccaccatcgccacgtCCTCCACCACGAAGGCTTGAGGGACCGCGGGCACaagag GGACAGGATTACTCGGGGGATTTACCAGAGCATCCAGTCATCCGGCAAACTCAAAATCTCACCTGAATTG CAAGTTGAGTTCACAGCGGACGACCTTCGTGATTTAGGGGAGATTGGAAGAGGAGGTTTTGGCACTGTCAACAAAATGGTGCATCGTAAGAGTAACACAATCATGGCTGTTAAG cgTATCCGTTCAACAGTTGATGAGAAGGAACAGAAGCAACTCTTGATGGATTTAGAGGTAGTCATGCGAAGCAACGACTGCCCTTGTATTGTTCAATTTTATGGTGCCATATTCAAGGAG GGTGACTGTTGGATATGCATGGAGCTTATGGACACGTCACTTGACAAgttctataaatttatatatgaacgtTTACATGAACGTCTTCCAGAAAACATGCTTGGAAAAATAACTGTTGCA acaCTAACAGCACTAAACTATTTAAAGGAGAAGTTGAAAATAATCCATCGTGATGTGAAGCCATCTAACATTTTATTGGATAAGCGCGGCAATATCAAGCTCTGTGATTTCGGCATTTCTGGCCAGCTTGTGGATTCCATCGCCAAGACAAGAGATGCTGGATGTAGACCATATATGGCA CCGGAACGTATAGACCCAGCCAGAGCCCGGGGATATGACGTTCGCTCTGATGTGTGGTCCCTCGGTATCACCCTGATGGAGCTGGCCACAGGGAGTTTCCCGTATCCCAAGTGGAATTCTGTTTTCGAGCAGCTAACGCAAGTAGTGCAAGGAGAGCCACCACGTCTTTCACCCAACGAGAATGGCAATACTTTCTCCGAGGAgtttgttagttttgttaatacATG CTTAATAAAAGATGAAAGCTCACGACCCAAGTATAAACAGCTCCTCGAGCACGAGTTTGTCGTGCGATCGAGAGAGGACCCCATGGACGTGACAGAGTTTGTTAGCGGCATTCTGGACAAGATGGCAAACAACGGACGTGTCATGTATACTTACGATTCTTACAACTGCTGA
- the LOC125044652 gene encoding dual specificity mitogen-activated protein kinase kinase 4-like isoform X3, with amino-acid sequence MAEQQQQGGGQPRPGTLSMSGAVPGRRSNLRLAFPGQGRPNNDRPQNNLDFPASGYPATQMFAPPPPPPPPPPPRNTALSSSGRLGGASGCTSSAFGGCSTSAASTSSTGNSVTATPNSLSLGSVGPTGGQPNNRDQKKKHLVLHLPPPHNHHHHHNHHSHAQHHHHHHHHHHHHRHVLHHEGLRDRGHKRITRGIYQSIQSSGKLKISPELQVEFTADDLRDLGEIGRGGFGTVNKMVHRKSNTIMAVKRIRSTVDEKEQKQLLMDLEVVMRSNDCPCIVQFYGAIFKEGDCWICMELMDTSLDKFYKFIYERLHERLPENMLGKITVATLTALNYLKEKLKIIHRDVKPSNILLDKRGNIKLCDFGISGQLVDSIAKTRDAGCRPYMAPERIDPARARGYDVRSDVWSLGITLMELATGSFPYPKWNSVFEQLTQVVQGEPPRLSPNENGNTFSEEFVSFVNTCLIKDESSRPKYKQLLEHEFVVRSREDPMDVTEFVSGILDKMANNGRVMYTYDSYNC; translated from the exons GTCGACGAAGCAACCTCCGCTTGGCGTTTCCTGGTCAGGGAAGACCCAATAATGACCGTCCACAGAACAACCTTGACTTCCCTGCCTCCGGATACCCTGCGACACAGAT GTttgcacctccaccaccaccaccacctccacctccgcccagAAACACAGCCCTGAGCTCATCTGGTCGGCTGGGCGGTGCCTCTGGTTGCACCTCTTCTGCTTTCGGTGGCTGCTCCACCTCTGCAGCGTCCACTAGTAGCACCGGTAACTCAGTCACAGCCACCCCAAACTCCCTCTCCCTGGGCAGCGTGGGGCCCACTGGAGGCCAGCCAAACAACCGTGATCAGAAAAAGAAGCACTTGGTCCTGCACTTGCCTCccccacacaaccaccaccatcaccacaaccaccactcgCACgctcagcaccaccaccaccaccaccaccatcaccaccaccatcgccacgtCCTCCACCACGAAGGCTTGAGGGACCGCGGGCACaagag GATTACTCGGGGGATTTACCAGAGCATCCAGTCATCCGGCAAACTCAAAATCTCACCTGAATTG CAAGTTGAGTTCACAGCGGACGACCTTCGTGATTTAGGGGAGATTGGAAGAGGAGGTTTTGGCACTGTCAACAAAATGGTGCATCGTAAGAGTAACACAATCATGGCTGTTAAG cgTATCCGTTCAACAGTTGATGAGAAGGAACAGAAGCAACTCTTGATGGATTTAGAGGTAGTCATGCGAAGCAACGACTGCCCTTGTATTGTTCAATTTTATGGTGCCATATTCAAGGAG GGTGACTGTTGGATATGCATGGAGCTTATGGACACGTCACTTGACAAgttctataaatttatatatgaacgtTTACATGAACGTCTTCCAGAAAACATGCTTGGAAAAATAACTGTTGCA acaCTAACAGCACTAAACTATTTAAAGGAGAAGTTGAAAATAATCCATCGTGATGTGAAGCCATCTAACATTTTATTGGATAAGCGCGGCAATATCAAGCTCTGTGATTTCGGCATTTCTGGCCAGCTTGTGGATTCCATCGCCAAGACAAGAGATGCTGGATGTAGACCATATATGGCA CCGGAACGTATAGACCCAGCCAGAGCCCGGGGATATGACGTTCGCTCTGATGTGTGGTCCCTCGGTATCACCCTGATGGAGCTGGCCACAGGGAGTTTCCCGTATCCCAAGTGGAATTCTGTTTTCGAGCAGCTAACGCAAGTAGTGCAAGGAGAGCCACCACGTCTTTCACCCAACGAGAATGGCAATACTTTCTCCGAGGAgtttgttagttttgttaatacATG CTTAATAAAAGATGAAAGCTCACGACCCAAGTATAAACAGCTCCTCGAGCACGAGTTTGTCGTGCGATCGAGAGAGGACCCCATGGACGTGACAGAGTTTGTTAGCGGCATTCTGGACAAGATGGCAAACAACGGACGTGTCATGTATACTTACGATTCTTACAACTGCTGA